Proteins encoded in a region of the Planococcus shixiaomingii genome:
- a CDS encoding GNAT family N-acetyltransferase, with protein sequence MEKTLPDIPNEIKTERLLLRMPLPGDGEKVNAAIHASANELKPWMPFAQQLPTPQETEINLLEAHIQFLKRENLRYLIFAQDTGEFIGSTGFHDIEWEVPKMEIGYWIATKWSGFGYMAEAVAALSKLALEGFSCKRLEIRCDAENSKSRAIPEKLGFVLEGILHNDELSVDGNRLTDTCIYAKFN encoded by the coding sequence ATGGAAAAAACTTTGCCGGACATTCCAAACGAAATTAAAACAGAGCGTCTCTTGCTGCGCATGCCGTTGCCTGGTGATGGAGAAAAAGTGAATGCGGCAATCCATGCTTCCGCCAACGAATTAAAACCGTGGATGCCGTTCGCACAACAATTGCCGACTCCGCAAGAAACAGAAATCAACTTGCTCGAAGCCCATATTCAGTTTTTGAAGCGCGAAAATCTGCGCTATCTCATTTTCGCGCAAGACACCGGTGAATTTATCGGTTCAACAGGCTTTCATGATATTGAATGGGAAGTTCCGAAAATGGAGATTGGCTATTGGATCGCTACAAAATGGAGTGGATTTGGCTATATGGCAGAAGCGGTAGCGGCACTCAGTAAATTGGCGCTAGAAGGCTTTTCTTGCAAACGACTTGAAATCCGGTGCGATGCAGAGAATAGTAAAAGCCGCGCCATCCCTGAAAAACTAGGCTTTGTGCTTGAAGGTATACTACATAATGACGAATTGTCTGTTGATGGTAACCGCTTAACCGATACATGCATATACGCAAAGTTCAACTGA